The Quatrionicoccus australiensis nucleotide sequence CTTATCGCGAAACCATCACCGGTGCTGCCGAAGGCATCCATCGCCACAAGAAGCAATCGGGCGGCGCCGGCCAGTTCGGTGAAGTGCATCTGCGCATCGAGCCGAAAGGCCGTGGCGAGGGTTTTGAATTCGTCGATGCGGTCAAGGGCGGCGTCATTCCCGGCGTCTTCATGGCGGCGGTCGAGAAGGGCGTGCGGCAAGGCTTGGAAGGCGGTGTCGTTGCCGGCTATACGGTCGACGACCTGAAAGTGACCGTTTTCGACGGCAAGACGCACGCCGTTGACGGCAAGGAGGTGGCTTTTGTCACCGCCGGCCGCAAGGCGGTCATCGAAGCGATCCGCGCCGCGAAGCCGATCGTGCTCGAGCCCATCGTCAATATCGAAATCGTCGTGCCGGAAACGGCAATCGGCGACCTGACCGGCGATCTCGCCGGCCGTCGCGGTCACATCACCGGTACCGACGGTCGCGGGCATGGCATGGCCGCGATCAGTGGCGAAGTGCCGCTGGCCGAACTCAACGACTACCAGTCGCGCCTGAAGTCGCTGACCGGCGGGCAGGGCAGCTACACCATCGAGTTCGCCCGCTATTCGGCGGTGCCGCCCAACGTGCAGCAGCAACTGGCAAGCAAGTTCCAGTTGCATGATGAAGATGAGTAAGCACTTTCGTTGCTGAATCAAAAAGGGGCTGATCAGCCCCTTTTTTCATGTGTCGCCAGCCTTGCCGCGGTTCAGCCGGCAGCGGTGTCGGTATTTTCTTCCGCCGGCCATTTGACGGTGGCGAGAAAGAGATAGCCGGCACCATAGACGGTCTTGATGAAGGCCGGACCGAGCGGGTCGGGTTCAAGCTTGCGGCGCAGGCGCGAAATGCGGACATCGATGCTGCGGTCGGTCGGTGCCAGATCGCGGGTGCCCATCAACTGTTCGCGTTGCAGGATGCGGTTCGGATGGCTGACAAAAACCTTGAGCAGTTCGGCTTCCGAGGTGCTGAGCAGAAGCTCCTCGCCATTGCTGGCGTGCAGCGTGTTATTGCCGAGGTTGAAACGCCAGTTGCCGAATTCGGCAATTTCCCGGGCTGGCGTGGCGGCGCCATGGCCGGTTTCCCGGCGCCGCAGGATGCTGCGCACGCGGGCGACCAGTTCGCGCGGCTCGAAGGGTTTCAGCACGTAGTCGTCGGCGCCCAGTTCAAGGCCCATGACGCGGTCGCTGACATGGGCGCGTCCGGTCAGGATGACGATGCCGCACGCCGACTGGGCGCGCACGCGCTGCATCACTTCGAGGCCGTCCATATCGGGCAGGCCGAGGTCGATGATGCACAGGTCGGGGGTCAGAGTGCGCAGGCGGCGCAGCAGATCGGCCGCACTGCGGCACCAGACGGTGCGGAAGGAAAAATCGCCGAGCACCTGTTCGATGATGCGGGCAACATCCGGGTCATCCTCGACAATGGCGATCAGTTTGCTCAAGTCGGCATCGGTCGCTGGTTTCATGCTTTGCCTCGATTCACGCGCTGCAGGGCGCGGGCCAGATCCTGCCGGACAAAGGGTTTGGCAAGCAGCGGCAGGTCGCTGGTGCCTTGATCGTCGTTTTCGTCGGCATAGCCACTCATCAGCAGGATCCTGATCGGGTGGCGATGTTGCCTGACCCATTCGGCCAATTGGCGACCATCGATGCCGCCGG carries:
- a CDS encoding response regulator, which translates into the protein MKPATDADLSKLIAIVEDDPDVARIIEQVLGDFSFRTVWCRSAADLLRRLRTLTPDLCIIDLGLPDMDGLEVMQRVRAQSACGIVILTGRAHVSDRVMGLELGADDYVLKPFEPRELVARVRSILRRRETGHGAATPAREIAEFGNWRFNLGNNTLHASNGEELLLSTSEAELLKVFVSHPNRILQREQLMGTRDLAPTDRSIDVRISRLRRKLEPDPLGPAFIKTVYGAGYLFLATVKWPAEENTDTAAG